Within the Thalassotalea ponticola genome, the region GTTACCATCGCCATTGACAACCACCGGGGTGTCGGGGTCAACGGTTAGACGAGCGCGAACTAGCGTCGCTAACTCTTCAGGCTCAAGTGGTTCACTTTTACTGTCACCTACGTTGAGATAAAAACGCCCATTGACGTCAACACTCGCCACCAGTGGAGGCTTGGAGTCTTGTGATAACGTTTCCGCGTCAGCTTTTGGTAAGTCGACCTTCACCCCTTGGGTGATCAACGGTGCGGTTACCATAAAAATAATTAATAACACCAGCATGACATCAATGTACGGGACGACATTGATTTCTGCTACGCGTTTTCGCTTTGAACGAACATACATAATCGGCGCTCCTGCTTATTGCGGTTGCGTCTGTGTTGCTGGCATCGCCACCGTTTGGCGCTGTAAAATACTTGAAAACTCTTCCATAAAGTTACCATAGCTGTTTTCCAAACGCTCAACCGTATGTGAAAAACGGTTATACGCCATAACAGCGGGAATTGCCGCAAACAAGCCCATCGCCGTTGCGATCAATGCTTCAGCAATACCCGGCGCCACCATGGCCAAGGTCGCTTGTTGCACCGCTCCCAACGCGATGAATGAATTCATAATTCCCCAAACCGTACCAAATAGGCCAATGTACGGACTAATAGAGCCAACAGTGGCCAAAAATGACAAGTGGGTTTCCAACTCATCAACTTCTCTTGACAACGCGACGCGCATCGCTCGGTGTGTACCGTCAACGATTTGCTGAGGTTTTGCGCCTGGGGTCTTGCGAATGCGGGCAAACTCTTTAAAACCAGCAACAAACAAACTTTCTAAGCCCGTCATATGACCGCGCGCAGTTATTTCTTTGTACAGCTTGCCTAAATCAGCACCTGACCAAAACTTATCCTCAAATGCTAAAGCATTTAGTTTGGCGTTATTTAACGCCTTTGAGCGTTGAATAATCATCGTCCAAGAAGCGATGGAAAACCCAAGTAAGGTCAGCATAACCGCCTTTACAAGTAAGCTGGCCTGTAAAAATAAATCAAAAAATGAAAGTTCAGCGTGCACTGGTTAATGCTCCTAAAATAACTGCAGGGATGGGACAAGGTTTTGCTTTGTTTAAATCGACACAAGCGACGTTAACACTCACACGGCACAATAAGGTGTTCTCTTGATTAGCGATCTCTTGTTCAAATTGCAAACTTGCCTTTTTTAAATTAGATATTGTTGTTGTCACGGTAAGTAAATCATCCAATCGGGCGGACGCCTTGTTTTCCATAGCCACTTTTGTGACCACAAATCCAAGCTTTTGTTCAAGAAAATATGATTGGTTAATACCCAACGCTCTTAGCCACTCAGTGCGAGCGCGCTCGGCAAATTTTAAATAATTTGCGTAGTAGACGATGCCACCGGCATCAGTGTCTTCATAAAAGACTCGAATTGAATAGGTAAAGCGCTTATTTTTATCCATTAGAGGTCTAATTCGATACTGCCATAACAACCAAGCCTTATCTTACGTTATATATCGCCTCATCCTCAAGAGCCATAACTCTATTTTGTCTAAACAACAGCCAACATTTACAAAATTCAACGCTGTTTTGCCTTAAACATAAAAAAAATAACCCTAGTGAACCTCTCCTTTTCGGCCTCACGCCCCCATTAACAAAAATAAATATTTACTATGAAACGCGTTAAACTGGATAAAAAGTCAGAAAATATAAATAAAAAAACACATCTTAACAGCACCACACATACATTAGTTTTTCTTATCCGAATAAGCAAAAAATCTCGTTTGTTTACGACCATTAAAGACCATAGAATGCGCGCATCTTGGAAACATCTCTTGTTAATATACTGTTCCTGGATTTATTTAACTTCCTACTATCAACTCTTATTGTTGAGCCCACTTGATTACAAGTGGGCTTTTTTTTTGCTAAACAAATATTTTATCAGTAAGTTATATACATACTTACCTAAGGGATGGACTATGCAGTTTAGCGATATCAAGGTCATTGAGCAGGCGTTAGACCGACTAAAGAACAACCATAGTGTTTGGTTAGCAACCATTACCCATACTTATGGGTCAGCGCCACGACCTATCGGCTCA harbors:
- the tolQ gene encoding protein TolQ → MHAELSFFDLFLQASLLVKAVMLTLLGFSIASWTMIIQRSKALNNAKLNALAFEDKFWSGADLGKLYKEITARGHMTGLESLFVAGFKEFARIRKTPGAKPQQIVDGTHRAMRVALSREVDELETHLSFLATVGSISPYIGLFGTVWGIMNSFIALGAVQQATLAMVAPGIAEALIATAMGLFAAIPAVMAYNRFSHTVERLENSYGNFMEEFSSILQRQTVAMPATQTQPQ
- the tolR gene encoding protein TolR → MYVRSKRKRVAEINVVPYIDVMLVLLIIFMVTAPLITQGVKVDLPKADAETLSQDSKPPLVASVDVNGRFYLNVGDSKSEPLEPEELATLVRARLTVDPDTPVVVNGDGNVNYNAVIQLMVLLQNAGVPSVGLMTESVEN
- the ybgC gene encoding tol-pal system-associated acyl-CoA thioesterase encodes the protein MDKNKRFTYSIRVFYEDTDAGGIVYYANYLKFAERARTEWLRALGINQSYFLEQKLGFVVTKVAMENKASARLDDLLTVTTTISNLKKASLQFEQEIANQENTLLCRVSVNVACVDLNKAKPCPIPAVILGALTSAR